A single region of the Microlunatus panaciterrae genome encodes:
- the rplK gene encoding 50S ribosomal protein L11 — protein MPPKKKVAALVKVALNAGSATPAPPVGTALGPHGVNIMEFCKAYNAATEPMRGNVIPVEITIYEDRTFTFITKTPPAAELIKKAAGLQKGSGTPHKDKVGKITKDQVREIASTKLPDLNANDVEAAMKIVEGTARSMGVTVQ, from the coding sequence ATGCCTCCCAAGAAGAAAGTAGCGGCGCTCGTCAAGGTTGCCTTGAACGCCGGCTCCGCAACGCCCGCTCCGCCGGTCGGTACCGCCCTCGGTCCGCACGGCGTCAACATCATGGAGTTCTGCAAGGCGTACAACGCCGCGACCGAACCCATGCGCGGCAACGTCATCCCCGTCGAGATCACCATCTACGAGGACCGCACCTTCACCTTCATCACGAAGACGCCGCCGGCGGCTGAGCTGATCAAGAAGGCAGCCGGTCTGCAGAAGGGTTCCGGCACCCCGCACAAGGACAAGGTCGGCAAGATCACCAAGGACCAGGTCCGCGAGATCGCCAGCACCAAGCTCCCAGACCTGAACGCCAACGACGTCGAGGCCGCGATGAAGATCGTCGAGGGCACCGCCCGCTCGATGGGCGTCACCGTCCAGTAA
- the secE gene encoding preprotein translocase subunit SecE: MADEREEESLDEPTLSAADSDPRSDDGPDADAAAADASDGRERGAEAQPSMDEQGAVEDQLVSVGAAQRRAARDREAGKERSAAAKGRGKKDKATPKQRQAARTQRTGPVKFVNEAIGELRKVVYPTGQQLLNYFVVVLVFVLFIIGIVSLLDLGFGWAILKIFS, translated from the coding sequence GTGGCTGACGAGAGAGAAGAGGAGTCGCTCGACGAGCCGACTCTCTCTGCGGCCGACTCCGATCCCCGGTCGGACGATGGCCCTGACGCGGACGCAGCCGCCGCCGACGCCTCCGACGGCAGGGAGCGCGGCGCCGAGGCCCAGCCGTCGATGGACGAGCAAGGCGCTGTCGAGGACCAGCTGGTCAGCGTCGGGGCTGCCCAGCGCCGGGCCGCCCGGGACCGTGAGGCCGGCAAGGAGCGCAGCGCGGCAGCCAAGGGCCGTGGCAAGAAGGACAAGGCGACCCCGAAGCAGCGGCAGGCCGCCAGGACGCAGCGCACCGGCCCGGTCAAGTTCGTCAACGAGGCGATCGGCGAGCTGCGCAAGGTCGTCTACCCCACCGGGCAGCAGCTGCTCAACTACTTCGTCGTGGTGCTGGTCTTCGTGCTGTTCATCATCGGGATCGTGAGCCTCCTCGACCTCGGCTTCGGCTGGGCGATCTTAAAGATTTTCAGCTAA
- a CDS encoding sirohydrochlorin chelatase translates to MSRPQQRAAHLSLPPLIGLAHGSRHPGVRQSLATLMSAAGALPPQPPTRPAFLDLTEPDLTTVACSLAEAGYGRAVVVPLLFTEAFHSRVDVPESVRRASEVSGLRIVTANVLGTGEEVLQVLQAGTEQLRIGSEQTIMLFSVGSSDDEANDAVVDLAARWQQRRGSPVVPAFGTREPRGRDVLASLAGPVTVVPLFVSPGLLLDALIQKTDRPDIRVAPPLEARLAPLVVQRYLESLR, encoded by the coding sequence ATGAGCCGTCCGCAGCAGCGGGCGGCTCATTTGTCATTGCCGCCCCTGATCGGCCTGGCCCACGGCAGCCGGCATCCCGGGGTACGCCAGTCGCTGGCCACCCTGATGTCGGCCGCCGGTGCACTGCCACCGCAGCCGCCGACCCGACCGGCCTTCCTTGACCTCACGGAGCCGGATCTGACGACCGTGGCCTGCTCGCTGGCCGAGGCCGGCTACGGCCGGGCGGTGGTGGTCCCGCTGCTGTTCACCGAGGCGTTCCACTCCCGGGTGGACGTACCGGAGTCGGTCCGGCGGGCGAGCGAGGTGAGTGGTCTGCGGATCGTCACCGCGAACGTGCTCGGCACGGGGGAGGAGGTGCTGCAGGTGCTGCAGGCCGGCACCGAGCAGCTCCGGATCGGCTCAGAGCAGACCATCATGCTGTTCTCGGTCGGATCCTCCGATGACGAGGCCAACGACGCCGTGGTGGACCTCGCCGCCCGATGGCAGCAGCGGCGTGGCAGCCCGGTGGTGCCCGCCTTCGGCACCCGGGAGCCTCGAGGTCGCGACGTGCTGGCGTCGCTGGCCGGTCCGGTGACGGTGGTGCCGCTGTTCGTCTCACCCGGCCTGCTGCTGGACGCGCTGATCCAGAAGACCGATCGACCAGACATTCGGGTCGCACCACCGTTGGAGGCGCGGCTGGCCCCTCTGGTGGTCCAGCGCTATCTGGAGAGCCTCCGTTGA
- a CDS encoding FadR/GntR family transcriptional regulator, whose translation MNAGSDTAVTETAPVANRESQTDVVLNGIKDMIVAGELSAGSRLPIEKDLAARLKVSRGSLREGVRALCIMGVLETRQGDGTYVTSLDAGLLLAPMGFMVELQTPEHRSHLHAVRRVLEAESASRAALHISDQALVEAQAILDSVEPLLRESHQSEDFVEADIAFHRVIARSSRNAALAALIEALASRTARARVWMGLHSEGQERRAHEEHTAILGALRSHDPDRARLLMDFHLLKVEDFVHDDPSAPPAA comes from the coding sequence ATGAATGCAGGATCCGACACCGCCGTCACCGAGACGGCGCCAGTGGCCAACCGCGAGTCGCAGACCGACGTCGTCCTCAACGGGATCAAGGACATGATCGTCGCCGGCGAGCTGTCGGCCGGCTCGAGGCTTCCGATCGAGAAGGACCTTGCTGCCCGGCTCAAGGTGTCCCGGGGATCGCTCCGGGAGGGGGTCCGGGCGCTCTGCATCATGGGCGTTCTGGAGACCCGGCAGGGCGACGGGACCTACGTCACCTCACTCGACGCCGGGCTGCTGCTGGCGCCGATGGGCTTCATGGTGGAACTGCAGACGCCCGAGCACCGCTCCCACCTGCACGCCGTCCGCCGGGTCCTGGAGGCGGAGTCGGCGTCCCGCGCGGCGCTGCACATCAGCGACCAGGCCCTGGTCGAGGCGCAGGCGATCCTGGACAGCGTCGAGCCACTGCTGCGGGAGAGCCACCAGTCCGAGGACTTCGTCGAGGCGGACATCGCCTTCCACCGGGTGATCGCCAGGTCGTCGCGGAACGCGGCGCTGGCCGCCCTGATCGAGGCACTGGCCAGCCGGACGGCCCGGGCACGGGTCTGGATGGGGCTGCACAGCGAGGGCCAGGAGCGCCGGGCGCACGAGGAGCACACCGCGATCCTGGGGGCGCTGCGCAGTCACGACCCGGACCGGGCCCGACTGCTGATGGACTTCCATCTGCTGAAGGTCGAGGACTTCGTCCACGACGACCCGTCGGCGCCGCCCGCCGCCTGA
- the nusG gene encoding transcription termination/antitermination protein NusG, with translation MSPASGAGSADSPDSPSSPASPASPASPVSPASPVSPASPASAGEADFEVDLGTYEAPADEVDINLDFGPSTREEEDEDGIDLNFGTLAEPEEEEEDEGESAAEHDVLEAFRAELRSKVGDWYVVHTYSGMENRVLQNLENRVSSLNMEDYIYEVIVPTEEVTEIRNGQRKQIKRTVLPGYVLVRMDLTDESWSTVRHTPSVTGFVGHSNQPVPLSLDEVEKMLAPSVLAAAAATAEGAPRRKKKVEVADFAVGDSVMVVDGPFAGVHATITEINVNSQRLKALVEILGRETPVDLTFPQIQKV, from the coding sequence GTGAGCCCGGCCTCCGGCGCGGGTTCTGCGGACAGTCCTGACTCGCCTTCCAGCCCCGCCTCGCCTGCCAGCCCCGCCTCGCCCGTCAGCCCCGCGTCACCCGTCAGCCCTGCGTCTCCGGCCAGTGCGGGGGAGGCGGACTTCGAGGTCGACCTCGGCACCTATGAGGCCCCGGCCGACGAGGTCGACATCAACCTCGACTTCGGGCCCTCCACCCGCGAGGAGGAGGACGAGGACGGCATCGACCTCAACTTCGGCACCCTGGCGGAGCCCGAAGAGGAGGAAGAGGACGAGGGCGAGTCCGCCGCGGAGCATGACGTGCTCGAGGCTTTCCGGGCCGAGCTGCGATCCAAGGTCGGCGACTGGTACGTCGTGCACACCTACTCCGGGATGGAGAACCGGGTGCTGCAGAACCTCGAGAACCGGGTGTCGTCGCTGAACATGGAGGACTACATCTACGAGGTGATCGTTCCCACCGAGGAGGTGACCGAGATCCGCAACGGTCAGCGCAAGCAGATCAAGCGGACCGTGCTTCCCGGCTACGTCCTGGTTCGGATGGACCTGACCGACGAGTCCTGGTCGACGGTGCGGCACACGCCCTCGGTGACCGGCTTCGTCGGACACTCGAACCAGCCGGTGCCACTCAGCCTCGACGAGGTCGAGAAGATGCTGGCCCCGTCGGTGCTCGCGGCAGCCGCCGCCACCGCCGAGGGTGCGCCGCGTCGGAAGAAGAAGGTCGAGGTTGCCGACTTCGCGGTGGGCGACTCCGTCATGGTGGTCGATGGCCCGTTCGCGGGTGTGCATGCGACCATCACCGAGATCAACGTGAACAGCCAGCGGCTCAAGGCGCTGGTGGAGATCCTGGGTCGGGAGACCCCGGTCGACCTGACGTTCCCCCAGATCCAGAAGGTCTAG
- a CDS encoding MaoC family dehydratase yields the protein MSEVSDLDGIHQGGVSVGTGLPPLTVRFTRADLVRYAGASTDFNPIHYSERFAARVGLPGVVAHGMLTMACALRVVTDWVGDPSRVRSYFVRFTKPVVVPDDDRGAEVVFSATVTAVEGSVATIAIEAICDGQKVLGAARCEVDLDGGASS from the coding sequence ATGAGTGAGGTCAGCGATCTGGACGGTATCCACCAGGGCGGCGTCTCGGTCGGCACCGGGCTGCCGCCGCTGACTGTGCGGTTCACCCGGGCCGACCTGGTCCGCTATGCCGGGGCGTCGACGGACTTCAACCCGATCCACTACTCGGAGCGCTTCGCGGCCAGGGTCGGGCTGCCGGGGGTGGTGGCGCATGGCATGCTGACGATGGCCTGCGCGCTGCGCGTGGTGACCGACTGGGTCGGTGACCCGTCCAGGGTCCGGTCCTACTTCGTCCGGTTCACCAAGCCTGTGGTGGTACCCGACGACGACCGTGGTGCGGAAGTGGTCTTCTCGGCCACCGTCACGGCGGTTGAGGGGTCGGTGGCGACGATCGCGATCGAGGCGATCTGCGACGGACAGAAGGTGCTTGGCGCAGCCAGGTGCGAAGTCGATCTTGATGGTGGAGCGAGCAGCTGA
- a CDS encoding aminotransferase class I/II-fold pyridoxal phosphate-dependent enzyme: protein MSLSDLSREQLADLQSQQRAAYDELVGKGLKLDLTRGKPSPAQLDLSNALLALPGEETTTDAAGTDVRNYGGTQGLPEIREIFSPLLKVPVEQLVAGDNASLAIMHDTIVYALLKGTIDSERPWGGGPVKFLCPTPGYDRHFALCEQFGIEMIPVDLGPDGPDLEAVTRLVADDADIKGIWIVPTYANPTGAVYSEEVTRTLVTMPTAAPDFRMFWDNAYAVHHLTDEETPAIDVLALAAEAGYPNRVFVFASTSKITFAGSGVSFFGSSRANVDWYLKHLSKRTIGPDKVNHLRHARYLKSPDGVRELMRKHREIISPKFALVESILSERLGDLEAASWTHPHGGYFISLDVMEGTATRVVELAKQAGIVMTGAGSAFPYGRDPQDRNIRIAPTFPAPAEVSAAIDGLATCVLLAATEKLLAC from the coding sequence ATGAGCCTGTCCGACCTGAGCCGTGAACAACTCGCCGACCTGCAGTCCCAGCAGCGGGCCGCGTACGACGAGCTGGTCGGCAAGGGGCTCAAGCTGGATCTCACCCGCGGCAAGCCGTCGCCGGCACAGCTGGACCTCTCCAACGCACTGCTCGCGCTGCCGGGCGAGGAGACCACCACTGATGCCGCCGGCACCGATGTCCGCAACTACGGCGGCACCCAGGGACTGCCGGAGATCAGGGAGATCTTCTCGCCGCTGCTCAAGGTGCCGGTCGAGCAGCTGGTGGCCGGCGACAACGCCAGCCTGGCGATCATGCACGACACCATCGTCTATGCGCTGCTGAAGGGCACCATCGACTCGGAGCGGCCGTGGGGGGGCGGCCCGGTCAAGTTCCTCTGCCCGACCCCGGGCTATGACCGACACTTCGCGCTGTGCGAGCAGTTCGGTATCGAGATGATCCCGGTCGACCTGGGCCCGGACGGCCCGGACCTGGAGGCGGTCACCCGGCTGGTGGCCGACGACGCCGACATCAAGGGCATCTGGATCGTGCCGACGTATGCGAATCCGACCGGCGCCGTCTACTCCGAGGAGGTCACCCGGACGCTGGTCACCATGCCGACGGCGGCTCCGGACTTCCGGATGTTCTGGGACAACGCCTACGCGGTGCACCACCTGACCGATGAGGAGACGCCGGCCATCGACGTCCTCGCGCTCGCTGCCGAGGCGGGGTACCCGAATCGGGTGTTCGTGTTCGCCTCCACCTCGAAGATCACCTTCGCCGGTAGTGGGGTGTCGTTCTTCGGCAGCTCCCGGGCCAATGTCGACTGGTACCTCAAGCATCTCAGCAAGCGCACCATCGGCCCCGACAAGGTCAACCACCTGCGGCACGCCCGCTATCTGAAGAGCCCCGATGGTGTCCGAGAGCTGATGCGCAAGCACCGCGAGATCATCTCCCCGAAGTTCGCGCTGGTGGAGTCGATCCTGTCCGAGCGGCTGGGTGACCTCGAGGCGGCCAGCTGGACCCACCCGCACGGGGGCTACTTCATCAGCCTGGACGTGATGGAGGGCACGGCGACGCGGGTGGTCGAGCTGGCCAAGCAGGCGGGCATCGTGATGACCGGGGCTGGGTCGGCCTTCCCGTACGGCCGGGACCCGCAGGACCGCAACATCCGGATCGCCCCCACCTTCCCGGCGCCGGCGGAGGTCTCGGCCGCGATCGACGGGCTGGCCACCTGTGTGCTGCTGGCAGCAACGGAGAAGCTGCTCGCTTGCTGA
- a CDS encoding long-chain-fatty-acid--CoA ligase, giving the protein MDANPNIVTFLTERAVTEPELPAIKLGETVLSYRALDDVSARFATILTEHGVRPGDRVALIMPNLPYFPITYYAMLRLGAIVVPMNPLLKAGEIAFAWTDAEVRVAVVFTLFADEATKAATSTGTDVIVVTPGELDALLARTQPSPEVAVRDAEDTAVILYTSGTTGQPKGAELTHHNLGSNVRTTLETLLPMAPGDVVFGGLPLFHSFGQTVGLNSAIAGGACLTLLPRFDGEQALQIVQDDKVTVFLGVPTMYMGLLAVKDPARFDTSTLRIAASGGASLPVEVLRGVEQTFGFKLIEGYGLSETSPVASFNHPDRDSKPGSIGTPIRGVEFGLRDENDREVGEGEIGEIVIRGENVMKGYWNRPDATAEVMRGGWFHTGDLATRDADGYYFIVDRKKDMIIRNGFNVYPREVEEVLYTHPEVAEAAVVGVPDPQHGEEIAALVTLRDGATVTEDALRDWVKDRIAAYKYPRIVKFGALPKGPTGKILKREIRL; this is encoded by the coding sequence ATGGACGCCAACCCCAACATCGTCACGTTCCTGACCGAGCGGGCCGTCACCGAACCCGAACTGCCGGCGATCAAGCTGGGCGAGACCGTGCTGAGCTACCGTGCGCTGGACGACGTCTCGGCCCGGTTCGCCACCATCCTGACCGAGCACGGCGTCCGGCCCGGTGACCGGGTGGCGCTGATCATGCCGAACCTGCCCTACTTCCCGATCACCTACTACGCCATGCTGCGGCTCGGCGCGATCGTGGTCCCGATGAACCCGCTGCTGAAGGCGGGCGAGATCGCCTTCGCCTGGACGGACGCCGAGGTCCGGGTCGCTGTGGTCTTCACCCTGTTCGCCGACGAGGCGACCAAGGCGGCGACCAGCACCGGCACCGACGTCATCGTGGTGACCCCTGGCGAGCTGGATGCCCTGCTGGCCCGAACCCAGCCGAGCCCGGAGGTGGCGGTCCGCGACGCCGAGGACACAGCGGTGATCCTGTACACCTCCGGCACCACCGGACAGCCGAAAGGCGCCGAGCTCACCCACCACAACCTCGGCAGCAATGTCCGCACCACCCTGGAGACGTTGCTGCCGATGGCTCCCGGTGATGTGGTCTTCGGCGGGCTGCCGCTGTTCCACTCCTTCGGACAGACGGTCGGACTCAACAGCGCGATCGCCGGCGGCGCCTGCCTGACGCTGCTGCCTCGCTTCGACGGGGAGCAGGCGCTGCAGATCGTCCAGGATGACAAGGTGACGGTCTTCCTCGGCGTGCCCACGATGTACATGGGCCTGCTGGCGGTCAAGGACCCGGCGCGCTTCGACACCAGCACCCTGCGGATCGCCGCCTCCGGCGGTGCCTCGCTCCCGGTCGAGGTGCTGCGCGGAGTGGAGCAGACGTTCGGCTTCAAGCTGATCGAGGGCTACGGCCTGTCCGAGACCTCGCCGGTGGCCTCGTTCAACCATCCCGACCGCGACAGCAAGCCCGGATCCATCGGCACCCCCATCCGTGGCGTGGAGTTCGGGCTGCGGGACGAGAACGACCGCGAGGTCGGCGAGGGCGAGATCGGGGAGATCGTGATCCGCGGCGAGAACGTGATGAAGGGGTATTGGAACCGGCCCGACGCCACCGCCGAGGTGATGCGTGGCGGCTGGTTCCATACCGGGGATCTGGCCACCCGCGACGCCGACGGCTACTACTTCATCGTCGACCGGAAGAAGGACATGATCATCCGCAACGGGTTCAACGTCTACCCGCGCGAGGTCGAGGAGGTTCTGTACACCCATCCGGAGGTGGCCGAGGCGGCGGTCGTCGGCGTGCCCGACCCGCAGCACGGTGAGGAGATCGCCGCCCTTGTCACCCTCAGGGACGGCGCTACGGTCACCGAGGACGCGCTGCGGGACTGGGTGAAGGACAGGATCGCCGCCTACAAGTACCCGCGGATCGTCAAGTTCGGCGCCCTTCCCAAGGGTCCCACCGGCAAGATCCTGAAGCGCGAGATCAGGCTCTAG
- a CDS encoding UDP-N-acetylmuramate dehydrogenase: MVATGMETRQTAERQVRLADYTTLRVGGPAGRFVVADSESDLVGVVRAADEAREPVLVLGGGSNLLVGDEGFDGTVVVVATRGRTVDVSDCSGATVTLAAGEPWDDFVAFAVAQGWRGVEALSGIPGLVGASPIQNVGAYGSEVSHTIASVRTLDRRTGQIATLAAADCRFSYRSSRFKEEPDRFVVLQVTFQLPLGDLSAPIRYPELARALDVAVGDRVPATAVREAVLALRRAKGMVLDDADRDTWSAGSFFTNPVLDEARAELLPAAAPRFPQPDGSVKTSAAWLIEQAGFAKGYGSGQARLSTKHTLALTNRGEATAAELLALAAEIRAGVQDRFGIRLVPEPQLVGCRL; encoded by the coding sequence ATGGTGGCAACAGGGATGGAAACCCGGCAGACGGCCGAACGGCAGGTCCGGCTGGCCGACTACACGACACTGCGGGTCGGGGGACCGGCCGGCAGGTTCGTCGTCGCCGACTCGGAGTCCGACCTGGTCGGCGTGGTGCGGGCGGCCGACGAGGCCCGCGAGCCGGTGCTGGTGCTGGGGGGCGGGTCGAACCTGCTGGTGGGGGATGAAGGCTTCGACGGCACGGTGGTCGTGGTGGCCACCCGCGGCCGGACTGTCGACGTGTCCGACTGTTCGGGAGCGACCGTCACCCTGGCGGCGGGGGAGCCCTGGGACGACTTCGTGGCCTTCGCGGTGGCCCAGGGCTGGCGCGGCGTCGAGGCCCTGTCGGGGATCCCGGGCCTGGTGGGCGCCTCACCGATCCAGAACGTCGGCGCCTACGGCAGTGAGGTCAGCCACACCATCGCGTCGGTCCGCACCCTGGACCGCCGTACCGGTCAGATCGCCACCTTGGCCGCCGCCGACTGCCGGTTCTCCTACCGCAGCTCACGGTTCAAGGAGGAGCCGGACCGCTTCGTCGTCCTGCAGGTGACCTTCCAGCTGCCGCTCGGTGATCTGTCGGCTCCCATCCGCTACCCCGAGCTGGCCCGCGCTCTCGACGTTGCGGTGGGAGACCGGGTGCCGGCCACCGCCGTCCGTGAGGCGGTGCTGGCACTGCGCCGAGCCAAGGGCATGGTGCTCGACGACGCGGACCGCGACACCTGGAGCGCAGGCTCCTTCTTCACCAACCCGGTGCTCGACGAGGCCCGGGCCGAGCTGCTGCCGGCGGCTGCGCCCCGCTTCCCTCAGCCGGATGGCAGCGTGAAGACGAGCGCCGCCTGGCTGATCGAGCAGGCCGGTTTCGCCAAGGGCTACGGTTCCGGCCAGGCGCGGCTGTCGACCAAGCACACTCTGGCGCTGACCAACCGCGGGGAGGCCACTGCGGCCGAGCTGCTGGCGCTGGCGGCCGAGATCCGGGCCGGGGTCCAGGACCGGTTCGGCATCAGACTTGTGCCCGAGCCGCAGCTGGTGGGGTGCCGACTGTGA
- a CDS encoding peptidoglycan-binding domain-containing protein, whose amino-acid sequence MSHSLPRPRLFALRALLLTLVVALVGAIGVGTAPSAQAATVSCTISSTRTVRYGDSGSCVRLLQQRLGGLAADGAFGPKTLARVKTFQRSHGLSPDGVVGPLTWRALRGSAVTADSGGAPSCSVSYRGRTLRNMCGTAVAYVTFSHSGTRRVMAIGADGRVYNIVYYPSTGYLSTWQSLGGVARGGVYLYTNGGPDNFRVRTTGTDGRWYCQHYTGRWSGWQRCPRA is encoded by the coding sequence ATGTCACACTCTCTGCCCCGGCCGCGCCTGTTCGCCCTCCGAGCCCTCCTGCTCACCCTCGTCGTCGCCCTGGTCGGCGCCATCGGCGTCGGTACGGCACCGTCGGCACAGGCAGCCACCGTCAGCTGCACCATCAGCTCCACCCGCACTGTGCGCTACGGCGACTCCGGCAGCTGTGTGCGGCTGCTGCAGCAGCGGCTGGGTGGCCTCGCAGCCGATGGCGCCTTCGGCCCCAAGACCCTGGCCCGGGTCAAGACGTTCCAGCGTTCCCACGGGCTCAGCCCGGACGGGGTTGTCGGTCCGTTGACGTGGCGGGCGCTGCGGGGCTCCGCTGTCACCGCAGATTCGGGCGGTGCGCCCTCCTGCTCTGTCAGCTACCGCGGTCGGACGCTGCGGAACATGTGCGGCACCGCGGTCGCCTATGTCACCTTCTCCCACAGCGGCACCCGCCGGGTGATGGCGATCGGGGCCGACGGTCGGGTCTACAACATCGTGTACTACCCCTCCACCGGCTACCTGTCGACCTGGCAGAGCCTCGGTGGCGTCGCCCGCGGTGGCGTGTACCTCTACACCAACGGTGGTCCCGACAACTTCCGCGTCCGCACCACGGGAACCGACGGGCGCTGGTACTGCCAGCACTACACCGGCCGCTGGTCCGGCTGGCAGCGCTGCCCGCGGGCCTGA
- a CDS encoding FAS1-like dehydratase domain-containing protein produces MAISAEHVGRSYPPTAPYVVSVAKIAEFARAIGDDNPAYRGDQPIAPPTFVAVISSAAWEAMFDDQELGLALRRIVHGDQRFSYERPLRAGDRVTATLTIDKVRVRDTADIIGSSVRVETVEGELVCTAAATFFHSHQESADE; encoded by the coding sequence ATGGCCATCTCAGCAGAGCACGTCGGGCGCAGCTATCCGCCCACGGCGCCCTATGTCGTGTCGGTTGCCAAGATCGCCGAGTTCGCCCGGGCCATCGGCGACGACAACCCGGCCTATCGTGGCGACCAGCCGATCGCGCCACCGACGTTCGTTGCGGTGATCTCGTCGGCTGCCTGGGAGGCGATGTTCGACGACCAGGAGTTGGGTCTGGCGCTCCGCCGCATCGTGCACGGAGACCAGCGGTTCAGCTATGAACGGCCGTTGCGGGCCGGTGACCGGGTGACGGCGACACTCACCATCGACAAGGTCCGGGTGCGCGACACGGCCGACATCATCGGCTCCTCGGTGCGGGTGGAGACCGTGGAGGGCGAGCTGGTCTGCACCGCCGCCGCGACCTTCTTCCACAGCCATCAGGAGAGTGCCGATGAGTGA
- the treZ gene encoding malto-oligosyltrehalose trehalohydrolase, protein MPTVIPAEQLTVWAPRAERVTLQAGEHRLAMQRDEAGWWFPAAPLPAELASGPIDYGFILDDDERALPDPRSRRQPHGVHELSQTFDLTGYPWSDTLWTGKQLAGGVIYELHVGTFTPEGTLTAAIERLDHLAAVGIDFVELMPVNAFNGTHNWGYDGVLWYAVHEGYGGPLAYQQFVDACHQRGLGVIQDVVYNHLGPSGNYLPRFGPYLIEGQQNTWGDSVNLDGEDSDEVRRYIIENAMMWLRDFHVDGLRLDAVHALQDNRATHILEELAVEVEALSAFVARPLTLIAESDLNNPRLITPREGGGYGLTAQWSDDFHHALYVSLTGDTSGYYADFDSLAALGKVYENGFFHDGTRSSFRGRTHGDRIDTLRTPTWRLVVCSDNHDQIGNRAAGDRLASRLDRQQLGLAAMLTVLSPFTPMIFMGEEWGASTPWQFFTSHPEPELAEAVSKGRLEEFEQMDWDLSVVPDPQDPQTFMNSKLNWSEPSKGAHAELLALYTRLIELRRTYPDVVDPRFDRAVARSDDDRGWLLVERGQIALAANFSDRATALDLSVPGEVLLAVGTGEVTAERVRLGPHSGLVLLLSDDATAR, encoded by the coding sequence GTGCCGACTGTGATCCCCGCCGAGCAGCTGACCGTCTGGGCACCGCGGGCGGAACGGGTCACTCTGCAGGCGGGAGAGCACCGGTTGGCCATGCAGCGGGACGAGGCCGGCTGGTGGTTTCCGGCGGCGCCGCTGCCGGCCGAGCTCGCTTCCGGCCCGATCGACTACGGGTTCATCCTGGACGACGACGAGCGGGCGCTGCCCGACCCGAGGTCACGTCGTCAACCTCACGGCGTGCACGAGCTGTCACAGACGTTCGACCTCACCGGCTACCCCTGGTCCGACACACTGTGGACCGGCAAGCAGCTGGCCGGCGGCGTGATCTACGAACTGCATGTCGGCACCTTCACCCCGGAGGGCACCCTCACCGCGGCCATCGAGCGGCTGGACCATCTGGCTGCCGTCGGTATCGACTTCGTCGAGCTGATGCCGGTGAACGCCTTCAACGGGACCCACAACTGGGGCTACGACGGCGTGCTCTGGTATGCCGTGCACGAGGGCTACGGCGGCCCGCTCGCCTATCAGCAGTTCGTCGACGCATGCCATCAACGCGGTCTCGGGGTGATCCAGGACGTCGTCTACAACCACCTCGGCCCGAGCGGCAACTACCTGCCCCGGTTCGGCCCGTACCTCATTGAGGGGCAGCAGAACACCTGGGGTGACTCGGTCAACCTCGACGGCGAGGACTCCGACGAGGTACGCCGCTACATCATCGAGAACGCCATGATGTGGCTGCGGGACTTTCACGTCGACGGCCTGCGGCTGGACGCGGTGCATGCTCTGCAGGACAACCGGGCGACCCACATCCTCGAGGAGCTGGCGGTCGAGGTCGAGGCGCTGAGCGCATTCGTCGCTCGGCCGCTGACGCTGATCGCCGAGTCCGACCTGAACAACCCGCGGCTGATCACGCCCAGGGAGGGCGGTGGCTACGGCCTGACCGCCCAGTGGAGCGACGACTTCCACCATGCGTTGTACGTCAGCCTGACCGGCGACACCAGTGGCTATTACGCCGACTTCGACTCGCTGGCCGCGCTCGGCAAGGTGTACGAGAACGGCTTCTTCCATGACGGCACCCGGTCCTCCTTCCGCGGCCGCACCCACGGCGACCGGATCGACACCCTGCGGACGCCGACCTGGCGGCTGGTGGTGTGCTCGGACAACCATGACCAGATCGGCAACCGGGCGGCCGGGGACCGGCTCGCCAGCCGGCTCGACCGGCAGCAGCTGGGCCTGGCGGCGATGCTGACGGTGCTCAGCCCGTTCACGCCGATGATCTTCATGGGCGAGGAGTGGGGTGCCTCGACGCCGTGGCAGTTCTTCACCTCCCACCCCGAACCGGAGCTCGCCGAGGCGGTCAGCAAGGGCCGGCTGGAGGAGTTCGAGCAGATGGACTGGGATCTGTCGGTCGTGCCGGACCCGCAGGACCCACAGACCTTCATGAACTCCAAGCTGAACTGGAGCGAGCCGTCGAAGGGGGCGCATGCCGAACTGCTGGCCCTCTACACCCGGCTGATCGAGCTGCGACGGACCTACCCGGACGTGGTGGACCCGCGGTTCGACCGGGCGGTGGCGCGCAGCGACGACGACCGGGGCTGGCTGCTGGTGGAGCGCGGGCAGATCGCGCTGGCCGCCAACTTCAGCGACCGGGCGACTGCGCTCGACCTGTCCGTCCCGGGAGAGGTCCTGCTGGCGGTGGGCACGGGCGAGGTGACAGCCGAGCGGGTCCGGCTGGGGCCGCACAGCGGGCTGGTGCTGCTGCTGAGCGACGACGCCACCGCGCGGTGA